CGGTTTATTCCTTTGGAATTAGACATATGCATCCCGCAATAGCTCCAATGATTGATAGGGCCGCATTCATTGGAGGGTGCGATGGAGTTTCCGGAGTGCTGGGAGCAGAGATGATGGGAGAAAAGGCCGTTGGAACTATGCCCCACGCATTGATAATAACCGTAGGTGACCAAGTCAAGGCCTGGAAGTACTTTGACGAGGTAATTGAGAAGGAAGTTCCCAGGATAGCTCTAGTAGACACCTTCTACGATGAAAAAATTGAAGCGGTAATGGCAGCTGAAGCTCTTGGTAAGAAGTTATCTGCTGTAAGGTTAGACACCCCAAGCTCAAGGAGAGGTAACTTCAGAAGGATAATCGAGGAGGTTAAGTGGGAGCTAAAGATTAGGGGATATGATTGGGTAAAGATACTTATCTCCGGAGGTCTAGATGAAGAGAAAATTAAGGAGATAGTTGATGTAGCAGATGCTTTTGGAGTTGGAAGTGCCATAGCAAGTGCAAAGCCAATAGATTTCGCTTTAGACATTGTAGAAGTTGAAGGAAAACCAATTGCAAAGAGAGGGAAGCTAAGTGGTAGGAAGCAAGTGTATAGATGTGAAAACGGACACTACCATGTAGTACCTGCTGATAAAAAGCTCGAGAGATGTCCAGTTTGTAATGCAAAGGTTGAACCATTATTAAAGCCAATTATAGAGAACGGAGAGATTGTGGTTGAGTTTCCGAAGGCTAGAGATATTAGGGAATATGTGCTCGAGCAAGCTAAGAAATTTAACCTTGAGATTTGACTTTCTTTATTTTTCCACATATTCACGGCTAAAATACCCCTGTGTAATCTTTGTTTGCAACGAAAATGAGCTACATACTTTCTTCTTTGTTTAATATTATATATTATTTGTTACTTGGTTTGTTAATTTTGGGTTCTTTTGGTAGTGCGAGTAATGATAAGGCTTGTCAGCCCGTGAATTACTGGGTTTTTGAGGGTGGATAGTGAGTTGAGAAGAGCGGGCCCAGAGTGGTGGTACTGTCAAGAACCCGAGAAAATTAAGAATTTTGAAGGATTCGCATTCAAAGAAAAACCCTACGAATTATTCAAGAAACCAGATCCAATGAT
This Pyrococcus horikoshii OT3 DNA region includes the following protein-coding sequences:
- a CDS encoding nicotinate phosphoribosyltransferase, which codes for MKRFYIASEEEIKTGKTTDIYFLRTRKILETKNIRKKVLADVTTTSLPENWKWGVLVGVEEVAKLLEGIPVNVYAMPEGTIFHPYEPVLQIEGDYADFGIYETALLGMLSQASGIATAALRIKIAAKFKPVYSFGIRHMHPAIAPMIDRAAFIGGCDGVSGVLGAEMMGEKAVGTMPHALIITVGDQVKAWKYFDEVIEKEVPRIALVDTFYDEKIEAVMAAEALGKKLSAVRLDTPSSRRGNFRRIIEEVKWELKIRGYDWVKILISGGLDEEKIKEIVDVADAFGVGSAIASAKPIDFALDIVEVEGKPIAKRGKLSGRKQVYRCENGHYHVVPADKKLERCPVCNAKVEPLLKPIIENGEIVVEFPKARDIREYVLEQAKKFNLEI